A stretch of the Chitiniphilus purpureus genome encodes the following:
- a CDS encoding CheR family methyltransferase, whose amino-acid sequence MIAVPAPFREFTFSDADFQQVRQLIHAHAGIFLGEHKRAMVYARLGRRLRALHLRSFADYLTRLTLDGAEWEHFTNALTTNLTRFFREPHHFVLLQRYLAQLQGREARIWSAGCASGEEAYSIAITAAQSGRPARVLATDLDTAVLARARQGIYPIERVEELALSIRRRYFHRGRGPHQGMAAVKPELAARVAFRQLNLRLSPWPMSRPFDVVFCRNVLIYFDRPTQQDILRRITTLLAPGGLLFLGHSETVNGAGLPLELVDTTTYRLCTGSDAS is encoded by the coding sequence ATGATTGCCGTGCCTGCGCCGTTTCGCGAATTCACCTTTTCCGACGCCGATTTCCAGCAGGTGCGGCAGTTGATCCATGCGCATGCCGGCATCTTCCTGGGCGAGCACAAACGCGCGATGGTCTATGCCCGGCTGGGGCGGCGGCTGCGCGCGCTGCATCTGCGCTCATTTGCGGATTACCTGACCCGGCTGACGCTGGATGGGGCCGAATGGGAGCATTTCACCAATGCGTTGACCACCAACCTGACCCGCTTCTTCCGTGAGCCGCACCACTTTGTGCTGCTGCAGCGGTATCTGGCGCAGCTGCAGGGGCGCGAGGCGCGGATCTGGAGCGCCGGCTGTGCCAGCGGCGAGGAAGCCTACTCCATTGCCATCACCGCGGCGCAAAGCGGCCGTCCGGCCCGGGTCCTGGCCACCGATCTGGATACCGCCGTGCTGGCCCGGGCGCGCCAAGGCATCTATCCGATCGAACGCGTCGAGGAACTGGCGCTGTCGATCCGGCGGCGCTACTTCCACCGCGGACGCGGGCCGCACCAGGGCATGGCCGCCGTCAAGCCCGAGCTGGCGGCGCGGGTGGCGTTCCGTCAGCTCAATCTGCGCCTGTCGCCCTGGCCGATGTCGCGGCCTTTCGACGTGGTGTTCTGCCGCAATGTGCTGATCTACTTCGACCGGCCGACCCAGCAGGACATCCTGCGCCGCATCACCACGCTGCTCGCACCCGGGGGGCTGCTGTTCCTGGGCCATTCGGAGACCGTCAATGGCGCCGGATTGCCGCTGGAGCTGGTCGACACCACCACCTACCGGCTGTGTACGGGGTCCGACGCATCATGA
- the cheD gene encoding chemoreceptor glutamine deamidase CheD, producing MMSGSSAPNSYYDHRFHLEAIKLLPAQYFATNRNVVLVTVLGSCVSVCLRDPVAGVGGMNHFMLPQGEQGGLLSMSARYGVHAMELLINQMMKLGARRDRLQAKVFGAGNVLPAMSRVGVGRCNAQFVLDYLETERIALLAHDLLDVHARKLYFFPLSGRVLVRKLKKLNNRTLLEREAAYSHRLHQTDTGDVDLF from the coding sequence ATGATGTCCGGCAGCAGCGCCCCCAACAGCTACTACGACCACCGCTTCCACCTGGAAGCGATCAAGCTGTTGCCGGCGCAGTACTTTGCCACCAACCGCAACGTGGTGCTGGTGACCGTGCTGGGCTCGTGCGTCTCGGTCTGCCTGCGCGACCCGGTGGCCGGCGTGGGGGGCATGAACCATTTCATGTTGCCGCAGGGCGAGCAGGGTGGGCTGCTCAGCATGTCGGCGCGCTACGGCGTGCATGCGATGGAACTGCTGATCAACCAGATGATGAAGCTCGGCGCGCGGCGCGATCGGCTGCAGGCCAAGGTATTCGGTGCCGGCAACGTGCTGCCGGCGATGAGCCGGGTGGGCGTGGGACGCTGCAATGCCCAGTTCGTGCTCGACTATCTGGAGACTGAACGCATCGCGCTGCTGGCGCACGATCTGCTCGACGTGCATGCCCGCAAGCTCTACTTCTTTCCGCTCAGCGGACGGGTACTGGTGCGCAAGCTGAAGAAGCTCAACAACCGGACGCTGCTGGAGCGCGAAGCGGCGTACTCCCACCGCCTGCATCAAACGGATACCGGCGATGTCGACCTCTTCTGA
- the cheB gene encoding chemotaxis-specific protein-glutamate methyltransferase CheB: MSTSSERAGKCIRVLIVDDSAAYRGLLGKLLARHPQFILVGEAASAAEARAAIKALHPDVLTLDVEMPGMSGLVFLEHLMRLHPLPVVMVSAAARQNADVILSAMALGAVDFVLKPDGADAAVLAEFERRLVATLRVAAFAQPRRAAVSPLPAALACPARPDRLIAVGASTGGTEAIRALLCGLGAHSPPVLVVQHLPDSFVPAFIDRLDRACALRVRAAVEDEVLRPGHVYLSPGDVHLAVARQDGQLVVRLLDCDRVNFHRPAVDVLFQSVACTAAPCAIGVLLTGMGKDGAAGLAAIRTGGGYAIAQSERSCVVFGMPREAILLDAVDAILDLQDIPAALAQLIAAPG; this comes from the coding sequence ATGTCGACCTCTTCTGAGCGCGCCGGCAAATGCATCCGTGTGCTGATCGTTGACGATTCGGCGGCGTACCGCGGCCTGTTGGGCAAGCTGCTGGCGCGCCATCCGCAGTTCATCCTGGTCGGCGAGGCCGCGAGTGCCGCCGAGGCACGCGCCGCGATCAAGGCACTGCATCCGGATGTGCTCACCCTGGATGTCGAGATGCCGGGCATGAGCGGGCTCGTCTTTCTCGAACACCTGATGCGCCTGCACCCCTTGCCGGTGGTGATGGTGTCCGCGGCAGCCCGGCAGAATGCCGACGTGATCCTGAGTGCGATGGCGCTGGGTGCGGTGGATTTCGTGCTCAAGCCCGACGGCGCCGATGCCGCGGTATTGGCCGAGTTCGAGCGCAGGCTGGTCGCCACGCTGCGCGTGGCCGCCTTCGCGCAGCCCAGGCGGGCCGCCGTGTCGCCGTTGCCCGCGGCGCTTGCCTGCCCTGCGCGGCCGGATCGGCTGATCGCGGTGGGCGCCTCGACCGGCGGTACCGAAGCCATCCGCGCGCTGCTCTGCGGCCTGGGTGCCCACAGTCCGCCGGTGCTGGTGGTGCAGCATCTGCCGGACAGCTTCGTGCCGGCCTTCATCGACCGGCTGGACCGCGCCTGCGCGTTGCGGGTACGGGCGGCGGTGGAAGACGAGGTGCTGCGCCCGGGCCACGTCTATCTGTCGCCGGGCGACGTGCATCTCGCGGTGGCGCGGCAGGACGGCCAACTGGTGGTGCGCCTGCTCGATTGCGATCGGGTCAATTTCCACCGGCCGGCGGTGGACGTGCTGTTCCAGTCGGTGGCATGCACCGCCGCGCCCTGCGCGATCGGCGTGTTGCTGACCGGCATGGGCAAGGACGGCGCCGCCGGGCTGGCGGCCATCCGCACCGGCGGCGGCTATGCCATTGCGCAGAGCGAGCGCAGCTGCGTGGTGTTCGGCATGCCGCGCGAGGCCATCCTGCTCGATGCGGTCGATGCCATCCTCGATCTGCAGGACATCCCGGCTGCGCTGGCGCAGCTGATCGCCGCGCCAGGATGA
- a CDS encoding monovalent cation:proton antiporter-2 (CPA2) family protein, which produces MTLTSQITLFLCAAVVMVPLFRRAGLGAILGYLCAGVLIGPWGLGLVTQVERILHFSELGVVLLLFVIGLELQPSRLWVLRRSVFGLGGAQVILSAVLIGGAALLLQVPPAAALVAGLGLALSSTALVLQMLAEKKQLTTRHGRDAFAILLFQDLAVIPLLALLPLLSGGALPDGAGVLKAVAVVAGVVLGGHWLLRPALRLVARSRAPEVFAAAALLVVLGTALLMQQVGLSMSLGAFLAGVLLADSEYRHELEATIEPFKGLLLGLFFIAVGMSANLGLLTRIPGTLAMLVLGLVLCKFAVLYVLGRLTGSSGAAARHLGVALAQGGEFAFVLFTLAAGSGVMARPLAETLVLVVTLSMAATPLLALLHERVVAPRLAPVRKREFDTIEPADDSRVIIAGFGRVGQIVGRALRLRKIPFTALEASPDQVDFVRRFGNQVFYGDASRLELLRAAHAERAELLVLAIDDVEASIRTAETVRRHFPRLTVLARARNRAHAYRLMDLGVQLIERETYHSSLKMARDALQVLGLPQPQAAATVDAFRRYDEQLLLRQHATHHDETQLIQSTREAMRELESLFEADSNEVERQRRQGVPD; this is translated from the coding sequence ATGACCCTGACCAGCCAGATCACCCTGTTCCTGTGCGCCGCCGTGGTGATGGTGCCGCTGTTCCGCCGCGCCGGGCTCGGCGCCATCCTGGGCTATCTGTGCGCCGGCGTGTTGATCGGACCCTGGGGGCTGGGGCTGGTGACCCAGGTGGAGCGCATCCTGCATTTTTCCGAGCTGGGCGTGGTGCTGCTGCTGTTCGTGATCGGGCTGGAACTGCAGCCGTCACGGCTGTGGGTGCTGCGGCGCTCGGTATTCGGGCTGGGCGGCGCGCAGGTGATCCTCAGCGCCGTGTTGATCGGCGGCGCAGCGCTGCTGTTGCAGGTGCCGCCGGCCGCCGCCCTGGTGGCCGGACTGGGCCTCGCGCTCTCGTCCACCGCGCTGGTGTTGCAGATGCTGGCCGAAAAGAAACAGCTGACCACCCGCCATGGCCGCGATGCATTTGCCATCCTGCTGTTCCAGGATCTGGCGGTGATTCCGCTGCTGGCGCTGCTGCCGTTGCTGTCCGGCGGCGCGCTGCCGGACGGGGCGGGCGTGCTGAAGGCAGTGGCCGTGGTGGCGGGGGTCGTCCTTGGCGGGCACTGGCTGCTGCGCCCGGCACTGCGCCTCGTGGCACGTTCCCGCGCGCCGGAAGTGTTTGCCGCGGCGGCGCTGCTCGTGGTGTTGGGCACCGCGCTGCTGATGCAGCAGGTGGGGCTGTCGATGTCACTGGGTGCCTTCCTGGCCGGCGTGCTGCTGGCCGATTCGGAATACCGGCATGAGCTGGAGGCCACCATCGAGCCGTTCAAGGGCCTGCTGCTGGGGTTGTTCTTCATCGCCGTGGGCATGTCGGCCAACCTAGGGCTGCTCACACGCATTCCGGGCACGCTGGCCATGCTGGTGCTCGGGCTGGTGCTCTGCAAGTTCGCCGTGCTCTACGTGCTGGGACGGCTGACCGGCTCGAGCGGCGCCGCTGCCCGCCATCTGGGCGTGGCACTGGCGCAGGGCGGCGAATTCGCCTTCGTGCTGTTCACGCTGGCGGCCGGCAGCGGCGTGATGGCACGGCCGCTGGCCGAGACGCTGGTGCTGGTGGTCACGCTGTCGATGGCGGCCACGCCGCTGCTGGCGTTGCTGCACGAACGGGTGGTCGCACCGCGGCTTGCCCCAGTGCGCAAACGGGAGTTCGACACCATCGAGCCCGCCGACGACAGCCGGGTGATCATTGCCGGCTTCGGCCGGGTCGGGCAGATCGTGGGGCGGGCACTGCGGCTGCGCAAGATTCCGTTCACCGCGCTGGAGGCGAGCCCCGACCAAGTGGACTTCGTGCGGCGCTTCGGCAATCAGGTGTTCTATGGGGATGCGTCGCGGCTGGAGCTGCTGCGTGCCGCCCATGCCGAGCGCGCCGAATTGCTGGTGCTGGCGATCGACGATGTGGAAGCTTCGATCCGCACTGCCGAGACGGTACGCCGGCACTTTCCCAGACTCACGGTGCTGGCACGGGCACGCAACCGGGCCCACGCCTACCGGCTGATGGACCTTGGTGTGCAGCTGATCGAGCGCGAAACGTATCACTCCAGCCTGAAGATGGCGCGCGATGCGTTGCAGGTGCTGGGCCTGCCCCAGCCGCAAGCCGCCGCCACCGTCGATGCCTTCCGCCGCTACGACGAGCAGTTGCTGCTGCGCCAGCACGCGACCCACCACGACGAGACGCAGCTGATCCAGAGCACCCGTGAAGCGATGCGCGAGCTGGAGAGCCTGTTCGAGGCCGACAGCAACGAAGTCGAGCGGCAGCGGCGGCAGGGTGTGCCGGACTGA
- a CDS encoding N-acetylglucosamine-6-phosphate deacetylase, giving the protein MRLHGNLLTEAGWLLGELRCEDGCIVAIDGEPADPARNEAPYLLPGFIDLHVHGGGGADVMEGAAAVARMAALHARHGTTALLATTVPAPDAELTALLGDLGRLCAEPVRDRARVLGIHLEGPYVSPQQLGALPDALRAATLAEVDRYRALAPLRVITLAPEVAGHAGLIGELAQRGIRVQLGHSRASYEEAVAALAQGAAGFTHVYNAMSGLHHREPGMVGAALAHAEFGELIPDLIHVHPGAMRVALRAIPRLYCVTDAVAFAGLPDGEYRMGEAAAHKCLGAIRLADGRLAGSALTMDVALRNLVQLGLTLQDAAHRVSRYPADYLGLTEHGRLAPGAVADVVTLDRALQVRAVHVAGHALNAAA; this is encoded by the coding sequence ATGCGATTGCACGGCAATCTGTTGACCGAGGCGGGCTGGCTGTTGGGCGAGCTTCGTTGCGAGGATGGGTGCATCGTCGCCATCGACGGCGAGCCGGCCGATCCGGCGCGCAATGAAGCGCCGTATCTGCTGCCGGGTTTCATCGACCTGCATGTGCACGGCGGTGGCGGTGCGGATGTGATGGAGGGCGCGGCCGCCGTGGCGCGGATGGCCGCCCTGCATGCGCGGCACGGCACCACCGCGCTGCTGGCGACCACCGTGCCGGCGCCGGATGCGGAACTGACCGCACTGCTGGGTGACCTGGGCAGGCTGTGCGCCGAGCCCGTCCGTGACCGGGCAAGGGTGCTGGGCATCCACCTGGAGGGGCCGTATGTGAGCCCGCAGCAGCTCGGTGCGCTGCCCGATGCATTGCGCGCCGCCACACTGGCCGAGGTGGACCGCTACCGCGCACTGGCGCCGCTGCGGGTGATCACGCTCGCGCCCGAGGTCGCCGGCCATGCCGGCCTGATCGGCGAACTCGCGCAGCGCGGCATCCGGGTGCAGCTAGGCCATTCGCGCGCCAGCTACGAAGAGGCGGTGGCGGCACTGGCGCAAGGGGCTGCGGGCTTCACCCATGTCTACAACGCCATGAGCGGCCTGCACCATCGCGAGCCGGGCATGGTGGGCGCGGCGCTGGCGCATGCCGAGTTCGGCGAACTGATCCCGGATCTGATCCACGTGCATCCCGGGGCGATGCGCGTGGCACTGCGGGCGATCCCACGGCTTTACTGCGTCACCGACGCGGTGGCGTTCGCCGGCCTGCCTGACGGCGAGTACCGGATGGGTGAGGCGGCGGCACACAAATGCCTGGGCGCGATCCGACTGGCGGACGGCCGGCTGGCGGGCAGCGCACTGACCATGGATGTGGCGTTGCGCAATCTGGTGCAACTGGGCCTGACGCTGCAGGACGCGGCGCACCGGGTGTCGCGCTATCCGGCCGACTATCTGGGGCTGACCGAGCACGGCCGGCTGGCGCCCGGTGCGGTGGCCGATGTGGTGACGCTGGACCGGGCCTTGCAGGTGCGCGCGGTGCACGTGGCCGGACATGCGCTGAACGCCGCGGCATAG